One part of the Magallana gigas chromosome 5, xbMagGiga1.1, whole genome shotgun sequence genome encodes these proteins:
- the LOC105319676 gene encoding GDP-fucose protein O-fucosyltransferase 2 — MPSWSLLLCLLYLSCIFPRNHGDTGPEEEHCTGRTKYDIKENARFILYDVNPGEGFNLRRDVYMRVANLVHHLNEREPWVLVLPPWVRMWHWKSRDVDQDRLKWSEFFDVDSLGKHVPVIELGDYIKKREPIIDEVYHLQGVVDVTDWDTIMIDRCQRDSRFQQDAEGKWRHWYFGIEEIYAEKFNCLSFFGQLSLMATFLAENTTGKLIFLPRAENLLHGENGEHSSLFWKARRSMMYAKPLRDAGDRFRREHLGSDDVTDNTVLRDWTTVKSQPRQAVGGAYIAVHLRRGDHLHVRGRELPSIKEAAKHVKKLLKKMALDKVFVATDGTEEEYQEFRNYLKKHQVHRFQPTRQEVGIYKDGGVAIIDQWIACHARYFIGSSGSTVSFRIREDREILGFEQSTTFNRFCGDDESDCEQPAHWTIVY; from the exons ATGCCGTCCTGGTCGCTGCTGTTATGTCTCCTCTATCTGTCATGTATCTTCCCCCGGAACCACGGCGACACCGGACCGGAAGAAGAACACTGCACCGGAAGGACCAAGTATGACATCAAAGAAAACGCCAG GTTTATACTGTATGACGTCAATCCCGGTGAGGGTTTCAACCTGAGAAGGGACGTATACATGAGGGTGGCCAACCTGGTGCACCACCTGAATGAGCGCGAGCCCTGGGTCCTCGTACTCCCACCATGGGTCAGGATGTGGCACTGGAAGTCACGTGACGTCGATCAGGACCGACTGAAATGGTCCGAGTTCTTTGACGTGGACAGCCTCGGTAAACACGTGCCCGTGATTGAACTGGGGGACTATATCAAAA AACGAGAACCAATCATAGACGAGGTATACCATCTACAGGGCGTGGTAGACGTCACAGACTGGGACACCATCATGATTGACAGGTGTCAAAGGGATTCCAGATTTCAACAG GATGCGGAAGGAAAATGGCGTCACTGGTATTTTGGAATCGAGGAGATTTATGCAGAAAAATTCAATTGTCTCTCCTTCTTTGGGCAACTAAGTCTTATGGCAACATTCCTTGCAGAGAACACAACGGGAAA GTTGATATTTCTACCTCGGGCCGAGAACCTGCTGCATGGCGAGAATGGCGAACACAGCTCTCTATTCTGGAAG GCACGGAGAAGCATGATGTACGCCAAACCTCTGCGTGACGCTGGCGACAGATTCCGCAGGGAACACTTGGGGTCTGATGACGTCACAGACAACACTGTACTGAGAGACTGGACAACCGTCAAG AGCCAACCCCGACAGGCGGTAGGGGGCGCCTACATCGCTGTCCATCTACGACGGGGCGACCATCTACACGTCAGGGGGAGAGAACTCCCAAGCATCAAAGAAGCTGCTAAACACGTGAAGAAACTCCTGAAGAAGATGGCATTAGATAAAGTGTTTGTTGCTACCGACGGGACTGAGGAAG AATACCAAGAGTTCAGGAACTATCTAAAGAAGCACCAAGTTCATCGGTTTCAGCCAACACGACAGGAAGTTGGTATCTACAAAGATGGCGGCGTGGCCATTATCGACCAATGGATCGCTTGCCATGCTAG GTACTTCATAGGAAGTTCTGGATCAACTGTCTCTTTCCGAATTCGAGAAGACCGCGAGATCCTGGGATTTGAACAGTCAACCACATTCAATAGATTCTGCGGTGACGATGAATCGGACTGTGAACAGCCAGCCCACTGGACCATTGTCTACTGA
- the LOC105319675 gene encoding neuronal acetylcholine receptor subunit alpha-10, translated as MVHMTVRGDSLFYITAFFIGVASPVSVPDEQRLFEDLMMGYEKSVRPVINANTILKVTFSLKLNQIIDLDERHQVLTTNVFIDQAWRDENLRWEPANYSRIRSIRVPSKRVWLPDTFIYNNADDGSTGFMQGTYVLLNHDGIVVWPVPVKLKSSCKVDITYFPFDDQECILRFGSWIYSGSWIDYRSLRNDTESPVDLTTYVNNSEWDLLSVTLKKNIRTHSCCDDPHPDITYVLHIRRKTFYYIFNIIVPCVMLSALTLLTFWLPPTSGEKITLGLSVFLAFSMFMLLIAEEVPATSESVPLIGIYLCVVMTMTSLSVIMAVIVINLYNKGHKTKRAPAWLRILTLSWLSKLLFLKHDLIKFAKDVILDDERKGAYACRKHSFSTKQKDDLLYQELETLSLENQFIRNRRKASKTEESLPATPGNEKGEEYQSLKEGTGEGKESKHADSEMSDSEGTRDNNNTTKNGKHKKDIPRSKIPEVCRTRSALYQRKLIVAEWQQIASVIDRVLFWFYFVSTVASYILILVVVPNCNYKKWNEEIWRKQQNYHSSM; from the exons ATGGTTCACATGACCGTCCGAGGAGATAGCCTATTCTACATCACGGCGTTCTTCATAGGAG TGGCGTCCCCTGTGAGTGTCCCGGATGAGCAGCGTCTGTTTGAGGACCTGATGATGGGCTACGAGAAGAGCGTGCGTCCAGTGATTAACGCCAATACCATTCTGAAGGTCACCTTCAGCCTCAAACTCAACCAAATCATTGACTTG GATGAGCGCCACCAGGTGTTGACAACTAACGTATTCATTGATCAG GCCTGGAGGGACGAGAACTTGCGCTGGGAACCAGCCAACTACAGTCGAATCCGGTCCATCCGGGTTCCTTCCAAGAGAGTATGGCTACCTGATACCTTTATATACAACaa CGCGGACGATGGTTCTACTGGATTTATGCAGGGGACCTATGTCCTCCTGAACCACGACGGGATCGTAGTGTGGCCAGTTCCGGTCAAACTGAAGAGTTCCTGTAAAGTGGACATCACTTACTTCCCCTTTGATGATCAAGAATGTATCTTAAG GTTTGGTTCGTGGATCTACAGCGGGTCCTGGATCGACTACCGGTCCCTCCGTAACGACACTGAGTCCCCCGTGGACCTGACGACGTACGTCAACAACAGCGAGTGGGACCTCCTCTCCGTGACCCTCAAGAAAAACATCCGAACACACTCCTGCTGCGACGACCCCCACCCCGACATCACGTACGTCCTCCACATCCGGCGGAAGACCTTCTACTACATCTTCAACATCATCGTCCCCTGCGTCATGCTGTCGGCCTTGACCTTGCTGACGTTCTGGCTGCCGCCGACTTCCGGTGAGAAGATAACCCTGGGGTTGTCCGTATTCCTGGCTTTCTCTATGTTCATGTTGCTAATTGCCGAGGAAGTGCCGGCTACATCAGAGTCCGTCCCCTTAATCG GTATATACTTATGTGTGGTCATgactatgacgtcattatcGGTAATCATGGCTGTCATTGTGATAAACTTGTACAACAAAGGACACAAGACGAAGCGTGCGCCTGCGTGGCTCAGGATTCTTACCCTGAGCTGGCTTTCCAAGCTCTTGTTCCTCAAACACGACTTAATCAAATTCGCCAAAGACGTCATTCTA gacgATGAAAGAAAAGGCGCGTATGCCTGCAGGAAACATTCATTTTCAACGAAGCAGAAGGACGACCTGCTATACCAAGAATTGGAAACCCTTTCTCTGGAAAATCAATTTATCAGGAACCGAAGAAAAGCAAGCAAGACAGAAGAAAGTTTGCCAGCGACCCCGGGTAATGAGAAAGGAGAGGAATACCAGTCGTTGAAGGAAGGAACCGGTGAGGGTAAGGAGTCCAAGCATGCAGACAGTGAGATGTCCGACTCGGAGGGGACCAGGGACAATAACAACACAACTAAAAACGGTAAACACAAGAAAGATATTCCAAGGTCAAAAATACCGGAAGTGTGTCGGACTCGTTCTGCGCTGTATCAGCGGAAGTTGATTGTGGCGGAGTGGCAGCAGATAGCGTCTGTGATAGACCGCGTTCTGTTCTGGTTTTATTTCGTCAGTACTGTGGCGTCATATATCTTGATTCTGGTGGTGGTTCCTAATTGTAATTACAAGAAATGGAACGAGGAAATATGGCGGAAGCAACAGAATTACCACTCATCAATGTGA